The DNA window TCAACGGACAGAAGAACTCACTCGTGAGTTAAAACAAGTCAACAGCCGCTTAAAAGTAGAAATTACGGCTTATCGTAGCCAAATTAGCAAGCTACAAAAACAAGCGGAAAAAGATGCCAGCAAAAAAACACAACTTTCTGCACAAAAAGCACTGTTAGATGCGCGTTACAAAGAATCACAACAAGCCCTGAAAGGGATTAACAATGAACTTGAAGTGACTCAATCCCTCTATACCGATGCAAAGTCTCAAGCGACAACAACAGATCAATCTAAGTTAAATACTTGGAATCAACGTATTAGTATGTTGAAGCAAGAAAAAACTCAGCTAGAACAACAGACTAATCAACTTCAAGCCTTAAGCAGTGAAATTGCAGTGTAATTCAAACACCATCAGGAGCGTAAGATGAGAATTATCGTAACCATCCTCATAATTAGCAGCTTAAATGCTTGTGCGGTCAGCGATGACCCCAGTGAAGGTGGATTCTTTGGAGGCGTTTATGGCATTACATCAGGGAACTATGATCGTCGGATTGAAGAGCGTGAAAACAATCTCTCTGCGCTAAAGGATTTACAAAAACAAAGCCAAACGGAACAACAAAGCTTAACGACAGAAAAAGCCAGCGTTTCCGCTCGTCTCTCTACGCTCCAACAGCAAAGTAAACAACTGAATGATGAAATTAAGCAACTCTCTCAACAAGTCCGTGTGATTGACGCTAAAAATAAAAATGTAACCCAGCAAAAACAACAGCTCACGCAAAAAACTGAACGTTTGCAAAAAGAACTGAAAAAGTTACAACAAGCCAGTACGGTTAAACAAGTGGCTGAAAACGATTTACAAAACTACGAACGCGAAGAACAACGCCTGCGCCAAGAAGTAACCCAGTTAAAACAAGATTTATATCTACTAAAATAACGGATTAATTTAATCTGAGTTGTGCAAGTTTCTTTTAAAAAAAGACAACAACTTGTCTGAATCAGGATTTTCAGAATTAACAGAATTTGAAACCCTTAAACCAAAAAGTCAGATGAATCACGCTTTTTAATCCTGCTAATTCTGAAAATTCTGTGAATTCTGATTCAGACAAAAAAAGACCTGCTAGGTTTTGAAAACCTAGCAGGTCTCTGTTTTATAAATCTTGCCGAACTCAGGTTAAATAAAAAAAGAGAAGATAAAAATTACTTTTACCTTCCCTTAAGCATTAAGAGGTATAAATTATTTTTTAACAGACTTAGGCAGATTAGAATTGACAACATCCATGCCTTTTTCTGCCCAACCAGCTAACTCAGATTTCACATCCACCAGAATTTCAATGGTTTGACGTGCATTTTCCATTAATTTTTCATTCATTTCTGCAAATAAGCGAGATTGAACGTTAACTAAGTCTTGAACGTTTTTCACATCGCTCATGGCTTGCAGTTGTTTTGAACCACTTTCCATGTATAAATTAACCATTTCCATTTGACGTTGGGTCAAACGAGTCATTGCGGTTGTGTTGATTTCGCCTAACTCTTTCATCGCATCCATTGCGACTTTGTTCATGTCTGTCCATTTCTTGAGTAATTCATTATCCATCAGCGGGTTCTCCAACGAAAGTAATTATTAAGAAAATTATAAAAGCGTGTTTTAAAGATTCGCTTTTATTTTTAAAGACATTAAAATGTTTTGTGCAATGCATCACAATATAATGACGCACTGCACAATAACGAAACTCAACACGCCTGTCAAGGGCTAAACGCGAGAAAAATTAATGAATGAACTTTAAATAAAACAATTTATTATTAGCTAGCCCTTAACAAAGAGTAGCATTAACTCATATATAAACCGCCATTGACGGACATATTTGCACCTGTGATGAACGCTGATCTTTCATCAGCTAATACTTGCACCATCCAAGCGATTTCTTCAGGTTTGCCTAAACGACCAACAGGAATTTGAGCAACGATTTGGTTACGGATTTCTTCTTTAATTGCCATAACCATCGCTGTACCGATATAACCCGGAGAAATAGTGTTTACGGTAACACCTTTACTTGCTACTTCTTGCGCAATTGCCATCGTGAAGCCATGCATCCCTGCTTTAGCAGCAGAATAGTTTGCTTGACCCGCTTGACCTTTTTGACCATTGACAGAAGAAATATTGATAATACGACCCCAGCCACGTTCCACCATGCCATCTAAAACTTGTTTAGTGACGTTGAAAACGCTGTTCAGGTTGCTACTGATAACGGCATCCCACTGAGTTTTTTCCATTTTACGGAACATTTTATCACGAGTAATACCCGCATTATTGACCAGAATATCAATGGGTGCGCCCGCTTTTTCTACTGCTTCTTTCACCATGGCAACAGCTTGGTCATAATCAGAAACATCCCCTTCGGCAATGAGAATATTCTCATATCCTTCTGCTTTTTGTTTCGCTTCCCATGCTGGACCATCGTCAATACCTTTTAACCAGTTAGCGACAACGATATAGCCTTCTTTAGATAACGTTCTACAAATTTGTGTACCAATACCACCTGTACCACCTGTAACTAAAGCGACTCGTTTTGTCATAAAACCTCCGTTAACTATGTTGTTTTGAATAAATCAGTCCATTGTGAGGAGAGGGCTGATAGTAATGACATCATTGTGACTACAGGTCTTTATTGTTAAAACAAAAGCTAAAACTCTATTGTTATACAATAAAGGGAAAAAATCATGAAGATTTAGCAGGTTTATCTTCATCAACAACTGAATTCTTTTTTGTATCTTTCAGGCTATCCACTGATTTTGTGGGTAAGGTTGCACGAAAGAAACTTTCTTGCATATCTTTCCATAACGTGATGTTTTGCTCTGCAATATCCGTCATAAAAGAAATGGGGTTATACATTTTTGCGCGAGCATCTTCTTGTTGTTTAGAAAATAAGCCTAAGCTGCGCTCAAAGTAGTTTGCCAAAATACCTTGTAAGGTATCCCCATAAAAACGGATGAGTTGGGCTAATACTTCACTACTGAAAATGGGTTCACCAGCGGCTTCTTGCTCTAAAATAATTTGTAACAAAATGCTCCGTGTAATGTCTTCACCCGTTTTTGCATCTTGAATGTAGAATTTAACATTATCCCGTACAAGGGATTTTACGTCATCAAGCGTAATATAACTACTAATCGCGGTGTCATATAAACGACGGTTTGGATACTTTTTTATGATGCGAGGGGAGTTATTGTCTGGTGTGTTCGTCATATTTAACTGCATAGCCATCTTCTCTAGTGAAACACATGACTTAATCACGCGAAAAAAGCACCGTCAGTGTTTTTATTAACCAGTAACCTGCATAAAGCACTAAAACTATTGTACTTCAATCAGTGGTCTTACAAAGAAAACAGTGGAATTTACAAGACTGATTAAATACCACTGTTTCTTGTACGCTTAGGGCTTAGCGTTCAACTGCTAAAGCAACCCCTTGACCGCCACCAATACATAAAGTTGCTAATCCTTTATGTGCATCACGACGCACCATCTCATGTAACAGAGACACTAATACACGCGCACCTGATGCACCAATCGGATGACCTAAAGCAATTGCGCCCCCGTTTACATTGACTTTGGATAAATCCCAACCTAAATCACGGTTAACAGAAATCGCTTGAGAAGCAAAGGCTTCATTGGCTTCGACTAAATCTAAGTCGGCAACTTTCCAGCCTGCTTTCTCTAAACACTTACGGGTTGCAGGAATAGGACCTGTGCCCATGATGGCTGGGTCAACCCCTGCTGTTGCATAAGCAACCACACGCGCCATGATAGGTAAGCCTAACTCTTTTGCCTTGCTTTCACTCATTAATAAAATAGCGGCAGCACCATCATTGATACCTGAGGCATTTGCAGCAGTCACAGTCCCATCAGATTTAAACGCAGGGCGTAATTTACCCAAACTTTCTTTGGTAGAACCATGACGGGGAAATTCGTCAACTTTGAAAACGACAGGGTCGCCTTTCTTTTGTGGCATGACAACAGGGACAATTTGACTATCGAAGTGTCCCGCTTTTTGAGCTGCTTCAGCGCGTTGTTGAGAAGTTGCAGCAAAACTGTCTTGCTCATCGCGACTGATTTCAAATTTAGCAGCAATATTTTCGGCAGTAATACCCATATGATAATTATGGAATGCGTCGGTAAGACCATCCACAATCATAGTGTCGCTTAATGTCCAATCGCCCATTTTAACCCCTTGACGGGATTTGGGTAAAACATGTGGGGACGCGCTCATATTTTCTTGACCGCCTGCAATGACAATTTCAGCATCACCACAACGGATTGCTTGCGCTGCTAAGTGTACAGAACGTAAACCACTACCGCATACGATATTAATGGTCATGGCAGGGACTTCAACGGGTAAACCTGCTGCAATCGCTGCTTGACGGGCAGGGTTTTGCCCTTGTCCGCCAGTTAAAACTTGTCCGAGAATCACTTCACTGACTTGCTCGGGTTTGACACCTGTCCGCTCTAATAAGGCTTTAATGACAAGCGCGCCTAATTTAGGGGCGGGAACATCAGCAATTGAACCGTTGAAATTACCAATCGCAGTACGGACAGCATCTACAATAACAACATTTTCCATATTTTGAGTTCTCTACGTTTGCTTATGTTGTAAGACAGGGCTACTTTAAAAAATATCAATAACAAATAATGTTAACGATATTGATACTACATGATTTCACAAAATTTATGATGATTATCTACAGAGAAAATCATCATGGTTTTGATTGAGGTAGGCAAAACTAAACCGTTTTAACCAGAAAGAAAAAACATAACAAAGTATTATTAAATATTGGTGTCTATTGTTAAAACAATCATGTATTGAATTATTTGAAAATATAACCGTTATTCAAATCATCACAAAAATTCTAATAAGTATAGCTGTTTTAATAAGATATAAAAACAACATGCTTTTTGTGGTTTTATATCCGTTTTTATTCTTATAACCAC is part of the Beggiatoa alba B18LD genome and encodes:
- a CDS encoding glycine zipper 2TM domain-containing protein encodes the protein MQSKILILSLSMTLALGGCAGIENYMGALTGNSNTNSSGMDDQTRTRVEGTALGATLGGLAGNLIGDNTNSTLIGSTLGAGIGYVVADEVAKRKQAYKNQEELIATESQRTEELTRELKQVNSRLKVEITAYRSQISKLQKQAEKDASKKTQLSAQKALLDARYKESQQALKGINNELEVTQSLYTDAKSQATTTDQSKLNTWNQRISMLKQEKTQLEQQTNQLQALSSEIAV
- a CDS encoding phasin family protein; the encoded protein is MDNELLKKWTDMNKVAMDAMKELGEINTTAMTRLTQRQMEMVNLYMESGSKQLQAMSDVKNVQDLVNVQSRLFAEMNEKLMENARQTIEILVDVKSELAGWAEKGMDVVNSNLPKSVKK
- the phbB gene encoding acetoacetyl-CoA reductase, which produces MTKRVALVTGGTGGIGTQICRTLSKEGYIVVANWLKGIDDGPAWEAKQKAEGYENILIAEGDVSDYDQAVAMVKEAVEKAGAPIDILVNNAGITRDKMFRKMEKTQWDAVISSNLNSVFNVTKQVLDGMVERGWGRIINISSVNGQKGQAGQANYSAAKAGMHGFTMAIAQEVASKGVTVNTISPGYIGTAMVMAIKEEIRNQIVAQIPVGRLGKPEEIAWMVQVLADERSAFITGANMSVNGGLYMS
- the phaR gene encoding polyhydroxyalkanoate synthesis repressor PhaR; this encodes MTNTPDNNSPRIIKKYPNRRLYDTAISSYITLDDVKSLVRDNVKFYIQDAKTGEDITRSILLQIILEQEAAGEPIFSSEVLAQLIRFYGDTLQGILANYFERSLGLFSKQQEDARAKMYNPISFMTDIAEQNITLWKDMQESFFRATLPTKSVDSLKDTKKNSVVDEDKPAKSS
- a CDS encoding acetyl-CoA C-acetyltransferase, encoding MENVVIVDAVRTAIGNFNGSIADVPAPKLGALVIKALLERTGVKPEQVSEVILGQVLTGGQGQNPARQAAIAAGLPVEVPAMTINIVCGSGLRSVHLAAQAIRCGDAEIVIAGGQENMSASPHVLPKSRQGVKMGDWTLSDTMIVDGLTDAFHNYHMGITAENIAAKFEISRDEQDSFAATSQQRAEAAQKAGHFDSQIVPVVMPQKKGDPVVFKVDEFPRHGSTKESLGKLRPAFKSDGTVTAANASGINDGAAAILLMSESKAKELGLPIMARVVAYATAGVDPAIMGTGPIPATRKCLEKAGWKVADLDLVEANEAFASQAISVNRDLGWDLSKVNVNGGAIALGHPIGASGARVLVSLLHEMVRRDAHKGLATLCIGGGQGVALAVER